In Candidatus Accumulibacter cognatus, the genomic window CGTCGTCACACGCTGGAAGGATGATTTGCGCCTCCATCTCAACAACAATCTGCAGTTCAGTTCGCGCGACGAGTACCGCTATCACGAGGCACTGGTCCATCCGGGGCTGGCCACGCTGCCGACAGCAGGCCACGTGCTGGTGCTGGGCGGCGGTGACGGGCTGGCCCTGCGCGAGATTCTCAAGTACCCGCAGATCAAGTCGGTGACGCTGGTCGACCTCGACCCGGCGATGACCCGCCTCTTCGCAAGTGCGCCACCTCTACGCAAACTCAATCAGGACTCGCTGCACTCGCCGAAGGTGCAGGTGGTCAATGCCGACGGGCTACAGTGGCTCGAGGAAAACGACGCTCTCTTCGATTTTGTCGTCGTCGATTTCCCTGATCCGTCGAACTTTGCGATCGGCAAACTCTACAGCGCCGCTTTCTACCGCCTGCTCGAAAAGCACCTGGCGGGAGGGGGCTTGATGGTCGTCCAGGCCACCTCGCCACTCTATGCACGACAATCTTTCTGGTGCGTCGTCACGACGCTGGAGAGCGTCGGCCTGGTCGCCACCCCCTACCACGCTCTGGTGCCGTCGTTCGGTGAATGGGGTTTCGTGCTTGCCGGTCGCCGCGACTATCGGCCACCGCAGTTCTACGCCGTCGAAACCCGCTTCCTGAGCCCCGAAACGACGCCGGCCCTGTTTCTCTTTCCAAAGGACATGGCGCGCGTCGAGGCCGAGGTGAACCGGCTCAACAACCAGGTACTGGTCCGCTACTTCGAGCACGAGTGGCGGCAGGTGATACGCTGATGGATCGACGCGATTTCCTCACCGCAGTTGCCGCAGCTGGTGCAGCTTCGCTCACTGGTTGCGGCAGCGCACCAGTCCCCTTGCCGCCTGGCGATCTGCTCGGGGCTTCGCTCGACCTGGGGCATCGGCTGCGTGCGCGGAACTTCGCTCCGCCCGGCGAGACCAGGCAGGTACCGGTGCTGATCGTCGGCGCCGGCATCGGCGGACTCGCCGCCGGCTGGAAACTCGCCCAGTCGGGCTTCGCCGATTTCCTGATCGTTGAACTCGAGAGCGAAGCTGGCGGCAATTCGCGCGCCGGGAGCAACGCCGTCAGCGCCTATCCCTGGGGCGCGCATTACCTGCCACTGCCGACACGCGAGGCGACAGCGGTGCGCGAGTTGCTCGCCGAGCTGGGTGTGCTGCAGGGCGATCCGCGCGCCGTGCAGCCGGTCTATGACGAGCGCTACCTGTGTGCGACGCCGCAGGAACGACTCTATCGTCACGGCCGCTGGCAGGAAGGCCTGATGCCGCAGACCGGGGTCAGTGCCGCCGAGCGCCACCAGTATCAGCAGTTCGGCGAATTGATGGAGGATTTCAGGCTCCGCCGCGATGGCCTCGGGCGACGTGCCTTCGCCTTGCCGATGGCGCTGTCGAGCCGCGCTCCCGAGCTGCTGGCGCTCGACCGGATCAGCATGCGCGACTGGCTGCTCACGCAGGGTTTCGATTCACCGCATCTGCACTGGTACGTCAACTACGCCTGCCGCGATGATTATGGAACCGGCAGCGCGGCGGTCTCGGCCTGGGCCGGCATTCACTATTTTGCGTGTCGCGACGGCGAGGCGCAGAACGCAGGCAGCGAAACCGTGCTCACCGCACCGGCAGGCAACGCCTGGCTGGTGGCCGGCATGCTGCGCTCGATCCAGGCGCGCGTTGGCGAGCGCTTGCTGACGGATGCGCTGGTCTTCCATGTCGCTACCGCTGCGCGCGGCCGTCCGATCGCCGTCGATCTGTTCCTGCCAGGCGAAGACCGGACGCTGCGCCTGCTCGTCGAACAACTGATCTGGGCCGCGCCCTTGTTTCTCGTTCCCCAGGTCTTCGCCGGACAACCCGCGTTGCACGCCGCCGCTCGCAGCTACAGCTACGCGCCCTGGCTGGTTGCCAACCTGACCTTGTCGCGCTTCCCCGACGACCGTGTCGGCGCAGCACCGGCCTGGGACAACGTCCTCTACGGCGGTGCCAGCCTGGGTTATGTGGTGGCGACGCACCAGCAGATGCGCCTGCGACCGGGGGCAACGGTGTTCACCTGTTACCGGGCCTTCGACGACATGAGCCCGCAACGGGGCCGCGAAGCGCTACGCGACACGCCACGCGAGATCTGGGCCGAACAGATCCTCGCCGAACTCGAGCAGCCGCACCCCGACATCCGGCAACTGACGACTCGCCTGGATATCTTTCGTAATGGCCATGCCATGGCCCGTCCCTTGCCCGGTCTGATTACCGGTGCGGCGCGCCAGCAATTTGCCATCGACGGCGAACGCCTGCGCTTCGCACACGCCGACGTTAGTGGCTTTTCGCTGTTTGAGGAGGCACAGTACCGCGGTGTGCTGGCCGCGGAAAGAACGCTACGCCGGCTCGGGGTACGCTTTCGTTCTTCGCTGGGGTGATGTAGTGACGGTTCAGGAATTCGGCGATTGTCCGGGCAGCATGTCACTGACGAGCGTAATGCACTGCCAGCCAGACCGTCTCCGCCTGCGGATCCGTCCACGCCACCCGGTGTTTCTGGTGTGCCGGGATCAGCAGCCAGTCGCCCGGGCCCAGGCGGACTTCATGACCGTCGGCAAAAGCCAAGCGAGCAGCTCCTTGCACAAGCAGCACCCATTCGTTGCGCTCCTGGTCATACCAGAATGGTTCAGGCGAGACGTGGCCTCGGGAGACGATACGCTCGATGTGGACGGCGTCGCTCCGGGCCAGGATCTCGCAGAGTTCTTCGGGCAGGTCGCGAGGGATGTTGGCGAAGAGGTTGTTCATGGCGCCAGGGATCAGGCGGTCATCGCCGGATAGTCGGTGTAGCCTTCCGGTCCCGGCGTATAGAACGTCCCCGGATTGGGCTTGTTCAGCGCTGCGCCGGCCTGGATTCGTGCCGGCAGATCGGGATTGGCGAGGAAGCCGGTGCCAAAGGCAACCGCATCGAGCCTTCCTTCGCCAATGGCCTGCGCCGCTTCGCTGGCGGTGTAGCCCATGTTGCCGATCAGCGTCCCTTGGTAGTTCGCCCGCACCGGCGTCAGCACGTCACCGCTCTGCTGCCGGAAGAAGTCGGCGCGCATCACGTGCAGGTAGGCGAGGGCGAAATCGTTGAGCCGTTCGGCAAGCCAGGTGACGAGTCCGATCGGGTCGCTGTCGATCATGCTGTTGTAGCTGTTGAGCGGCGAAAGGCGCAGGCCGACCCGGTTGCTGCCCCAGACGCCACTGACGGCTGTGATCACTTCGAACAGCAGGCGAGCCCGGTTTTCGAGCGAGCCACCGTATGGACCCGAGCGCTTGTTGGCGCCGTCGCGCAGGAACTCGTCGAGCAGGTAGCCGTTGGCGCCGTGGACTTCAACGCCATCGAAGCCCGCTGCCTGGGCATTTTCGGCCGCTTTCCGAAAGCCGGCGACAATGCCTGGCAGTTCGTCGTCGCGCAGTTCACGCGGGATGACGTAGGGCTGCTTGCCCTGCGGTGTCAGCACCTCGTCACCGGTGATCGCAATCGCGCTCGGGGCCACCGGCTGGGCGCCACCGTTCAGCAGTGGATGGCACGCGCGGCCGCCGTGCCAGATCTGCAGGAAGATTCGGCCGCCGGCGGCGTGCACTGAATCGGTGGTCCGCTTCCAGCCGGCCACCTGGGCGGGAGAGTGTATTCCGGGCTCCCTCCAGAATGCGGAGTTGTTCTCCATCGCCATGGTGGCTTCGGCAATGATCAACCCGGCAGTCGCTCGTTGGGCGTAGTATTCGCTCATCAATGCAGTGGGCACGTGCTCGGCGTCGGCCCGGCAGCGGGTCAGGGGGGCCATGAAAATCCGGTTCGGGGCAGTCAGGGCGCCAAGCTTGAGCGGGCTGAAAAGCGTGGTCATGGTTGCAAGTCTCCTGAGATATGGGGTGACGAATACTAACCCAACGCAATTGATCACTGCGGCTGCCTGGCGAATAATCGCCCCATACGGTCAAGCCCCCCCAGGAGTTCCCGATGTCGCAACCACCGAAACGCGCCCTGATCGTCATTCGTTTCTTGAAAGGTTTCCAGCATGCAGGATCCACGCGTCGCACCGACGACGGCCGAGATGGCGCTCCTGGCGTCATTCCCCGGTCTGTCACTCGAAAGAATCTGCGTACCGGAGACGAAGGCGCAGTTCGCAGCTGCTGCGACTGACCTCGCGCAGCATCGCTTCCTTGGCTTTGACACGGAGTCCAGGCCGACCTTCAGGAAAGGCGAGGTTTCGCAAGGCCCGCACGTCGTCCAGCTAACGACTCTGGAAACGGCGTACATCTTCCAGTTGCACCGGGTCGACTGCCACGCGGTTCTTGGCCAGCTGCTCGAGGCGACCGACCTGGTCAAGGTCGGCTTCGAGCTGAAGTCCGACCGTGCGGGACTGCAAAGGAAGCTCGGCATCACCACCAGATCGGTGCTTGACCTGACCGTAGTCTTCCGTCGTGACGGTTATCGGAAGGCAGTAGGGGTGCGGGCGGCGGTGGCCATCGTCTTTAATCAGCGGCTCAGAAAGTCGCGGAGCGTCACCACGTCAAACTGGGCTGCTCCGAAACTGACCCCCAATCAACTGCTCTACGCAGCCAACGACGCCTATGCCGCGATCAGGGTTCTGCACGCATTGAACAAACCGGAGTCGGAGCTGCCGATCGCCGATCACTCAGGCCAGCCCAGCTGAGTCATCCCTTGCGAACGCCCTGGACGACCGTTCAGACAGGTGATTCGCCATCCGCTATCGAGTGCTGGGACAATGGCAATACTCCAGCCTGCTATGCCGACACCGTGACGCCATTGGCGCTATGCACGCACAGAGCCAAGCACCTGACTCCAGCCTTCGGCGTAGAAGACGTTGGTGTTGGTGCCGGTGAGATCGGCGATGGCGAAATCGCAGAAGATCAGGTACTCGAACATCGGCTTGTGGACGCCGCAGCCGGTGGCCTCCGCGTTGGCGCGCAGTGTCTCCATGCCCGCTGCCGCGATGGCCGGGGCGATCAGTTCGCGGTACACTGCGTCAAAGTCGACCGCCATCCCGGAGGGAATGACCTCCTGTCAGAAGGGCATGAGAACGAAACAAGGAGCACACCATGGACGCCGAATGGGTTCTCGCAACGCTTACCGATGCACTCGAAACGCTCGAAAGCGCGATTGAAGAAGTCGAGGCCGATCCGGACGCCATCGCGGAGCTGTTGCCGGCAGCGATTCCGGCGGTCTACGCCAAGCTCAACTACGCTTGGAACAGCCGCATACTCGGCGCCGCGGCGCTCGATCAGGTTGATCACGACGAGTTGATTGCTTTCCCGAAGGACTTGCCTTTCTGAGCCGATGAGGTGGTGCTCGTCGAATTTGGACAGACACTGATCGCGGCACCGCTTGAGCCCGTTCTCGATGTCGAGCGCCTCTTACCGGGGCAGAAGGCGCTGTGGGCAAGCAGACGTGAGGCGTCATCGAACAGGGAGACGCCCTTTGGCATTCGTCCATCAAGGCCTTGGGCTCAGTCGGTGAGTACCCCCTTGAATCGTTTGGATGTGGCTCTTCTGAGCTACGGTATCTCGGCGCTCAAATCGGCTGATCACATCCAGCACCTGCAGGGCAAGTTATCCGCCTATCTGGTACGTTACGCGAGTGACTTTGTCGTCATGTTGAACGGCATCCCGCTGCGGCTCCACCGCTTGAGTCTGCCTGGCCGTTGAACCGCAGGGCTGGCCCGTCACCCGTGCAGCGGTTCCGTGGATAACCAGTGGCCCGATGTCCGTCGCACGCTTCTCGGCCTGTTTGGCGGATCGCATTTCCTTGGGAGTCAACAGCGGCTGCTTCTTCTGTTCCTTGTTGCCCTGCCTTATCTTGCTCATGATCGTATTCATCGTCGTGGCCAGGGTGAAGAAGCACAACGACTAATCGATACAAGGACTGCGCACGCAAGCGCTGGCCAGCGGTGTGCGACAAAGACGACCATTCGCACGGCGGATCGGGTATCTTATCCTGACCCACAACATATCTCGCGAGTTGACCATGACCTCCACCCCCTCCGTCTGGCTGATTACCGGCTGCTCGACCGGCTTCGGCCGCGAACTCTCCAGAGTGCTGCTGCAGCGCGGCTACCGCGTCGTCGTGACGGCGCGCAATCCGGCAACGCTCGACGAATTTGTCCCGGCCGGGAACGCCCTGGTCGCCGCCCTCGACGTGACCGTTCCGCAGCAGATCGCAGACGTCGTCCGGCAGGCCGAAGAACGCTTCGGGCAGATCGATGTGCTGGTGAACAACGCCGGCTACGGCTATCTGTCGGCGGTCGAGGAAGGCGAGGACGACGAAGTCCGGGCGATGTTCGAGACCAACGTCTTCGGCCTGGCCAACATGACGAAGGCCGTGCTCCCAGGGATGCGCGCCCGCCGTCGCGGCCACATTGTCAACATCTCGTCGGTGGGCGGATTGGTCGGTTTTCCGGGCATCGGCTACTACAACGCCAGCAAGTTTGCCGTCGAGGGACTGTCCGAGGCCCTGGCCAAGGAAACCGCGGCGCTCGGCATCAAGGTGACGATCGTCGAGCCGGGCCCGTTTCGCACGGATTGGGCGGGCCGGTCACTGAAGATGCCGAAAAACGCCATCGCCGACTACGCTTCGTCCGCGGGCGCCCGCCGGGCCGTCATCCAAAGCTACAGTGGCAGGCAGCAGGGCGACCCGGTGCGCGGTGCGGAAGCGATCATTCGGGCGGTCGAAGCGCCGCAGGCGCCGCTGCATTTGCTGCTTGGCCGGCCGGCGCTCGAACTGACCGCCGTCAAGCTGAAGGAGTTTTCGGCGGAGATGGCGACCTGGCGGGAGGTTTCGCTCGGTGCCGACTTTCCGGACGCGGGTTGACCGGAAAGGGTCCGCAGGATCGACACCCGGCATGAGTGCACGCCCGGTCCGGCGATTTTCATCAGCTACGCGCGCAGCGACCGGCAGATCGCCGGTCGTCTGGTGGCCGAACTGCGGCGCGCTGGCCGTGACTGCTGGCTCGACACCAGCGAAATCACTGGCGGTGAGGTATGGGAGGCGGCCATTGCCGAAGGCATCGAGCGAGCCTACGCCGTCGTCACCCTGGTCTCCGCGGTCGCCAACACCAGCAAATGGGTGCGGGTGGAGTTCCTGTTGGCGGAGAAGCGCGGCAAGCCCATCGTGCCGCTACCGGTGGCGAAGGCCGGCGCTCGCTGCCGGTGAGCGTCGCGGCCCACTTCCTGGTTTCGATGACGCCGGCGGCCTTGCGGCGAGGCGCAGCAGCCTTACTGCTGCTTGGCGCCTTCGCTCAGGCGACGTCCCAGCGAAACGGCGTAAGGCGCTGCACGTGCCTCGAGCAGCGGGTCGGCCGAAGGCAGCACACCCCTGGGCATGACCATGGGGTTGTAGGTGATGTTCAGGCAAGCGCCGCCGGCGTCTGGCGACACCGAAGTGACCTTCAGCGTGCCCAGCGTGACTTTCTTGCGGCCCTCGGGCAGCGGTACCGTGGCGTTGTCGATCCGGTCTCCCGGCTGTGCCAACTCGAGATTGAAGTGGAATGCCACCTTGCCGTCCTTGACGCGCTGGCGCAGGTCATCGAAGAGGAAGTTCGGGCCCTTGGCCTTGGCTTCCTCGTCGGTCAGTCCCTGAACGCCACCGACGGGCTCGAAGACCCACTTGCCATATTGCCTCACCCCACCGGCATTGACGAAGCCATAGCCATGGACGCCCCAGTAGTTGACGCTGCCAAAGCTTGCCGGAACGGGCTGCGACGCGAAGTGCTTGCCCTGCAGAAGCACTTCCGGGTTGGCGTCGTTGAAGGCCTTGACCCTGGCCGGATCGGCTTGCCTGGTGGCGGGGTCGGGCTGTCGTGACGCCACCAGCGCGAAGAACTGCTGCGGCGACGAGGCAGCAAACACCGGTGCCGAAATGTTGCCCATCTGCCATTGCTCGCCGTCGGGCAGATCGAACTGGAGCGCCAGGTTGCGCTGGGTCCTGGTGTTGTCGGCGGCCTTCGGGTTGGCCCCACCGACCGAGAATCGCACCAGCACCGGGATCGGCTTGCCGCTGAAGGCCGAGGCGGTGGACAGGGCGCGGGCATCGGCCGTGCCGACGAATTCGCCCAGCGCACAGATCCCCTTCGCACCCGAGCGCCGATAGCCTTCGTATTTGCCGAAGGTGGCTTCGAACTGGTCGATGAAGGCCGACGGATCAACTTGTTGGGCAGCAGACGATTGCGCAACAGCGCTCATCGACAAGACGGAGGCGCCGGCGGCCAGGGCGGAAAGAATCCAGGTTTTCATGAATAGGGTCTCCAGTGTGGTCATCAAGATGGGGAACGCGCCAAAAGCCGGGACATGGCGATTCAGCGATCGTGGCGCTTAGTCTCTCGACGCCTCAAGACCTTACAAACTGCGCAGAATGTCGCCGCGCGACACCACGCCGAGCAGTAAGTCATACTGTTTCCCTTGCGGGTTCGAGTTGCCTGCCAATATCGGCCTGATGGAAGTGTTGCCAAGGAGGCGGTGATGTCAAGGGCTTGGCTTTGCCCGGACTACGTCCGCCGGACATCGCTGCTCCCTCGATCCCTGCCCCCATACCCCGTTTCCCCACGAAACGACATGGACCCTGGGGAAAGTCATGGCCGTTCACCGTTCACTCAAGGACAACCGGTCGGGTTCGACCATTGTTCAGGAGCCTGAAGAAAGGCAGGAGAGAACGAGCAATACTGCGGATCGGCCGCGCGGTAGGTTGATTCGCAGCCTCTCAGGTCCTGAACTGCGCGACGGTATTGCGCAGGCCTCCCGCCAGATTGCTGAGGGTTCGCGCCGCGCTGGCGGTTTCTTCGGCCGCGGCATTATTCTCCTCGGATGTCTGCGCGACCTGCTCGACACGCTGGGCAATCTGCTGGCTGGCGATCGATTGTTCCTGAATGGCGCTGCCGATGTCGTTCACCACGGAGACCACCTGATCGACGCTGCTGCGAATGTCGCGGATCGCTTCGCCGGCCGATCCGGCCAGCTCGACGCCACGATCGACCTGCTGCACGGCGGTTTCCATCGAGTCGAGGGAATTGCGGGTTTCGTGTTGAATCTGCTGGACCATGTTGTTGATCTCGTTGGTGGCCTTGCCGGTACGCTCGGCGAGCTTGCGCACCTCGTCGGCGACGACCGCGAAGCCACGGCCCGACTCGCCGGCTCGGGCCGCCTCGATCGCCGCGTTCAGCGCCAGCAGATTGGTCTGATCGGCCACCTCCTTGATCACCTGCACCACCGTAGAGATGCGCTTCGCGCTTTCTTCGAGGGTACGCATCGCTTCGGATGTCTGGCGGACGGTGTCGGCGATGTGGTTGATGGCGCTGGTCGCCTGCTCGATCACGCCGCCGCCGCTGTCCGACAGTTCAGCCGCATGGCTTGCCGTTTTCAGCGCATCGCGGGCATTGTCTGCCACCTGACTGATGCTCACCGACATCTGTTCTACCACCGCCGCCATCGAGGCTGCCGAATCGCTGGCCGAGCGCGAGGCGGCCGCCACCTGCTGTGAAGACCCGGCCAGTGTCTGCGCAGCGTCCTCGGTGCTGATCACGGTACTGCCGATATTCTTCAATATCGTCCGCAGTCGCAACTGCATCTGCTGCTGGTGCGCCATCAGGCTCTGCGTGTCGCCGCTTTGCAGCGCGAGATCCTGACTCAGGTCGCCGTCGGCGATGCGTTGCACTAGTTGCC contains:
- a CDS encoding NAD(P)-binding protein yields the protein MDRRDFLTAVAAAGAASLTGCGSAPVPLPPGDLLGASLDLGHRLRARNFAPPGETRQVPVLIVGAGIGGLAAGWKLAQSGFADFLIVELESEAGGNSRAGSNAVSAYPWGAHYLPLPTREATAVRELLAELGVLQGDPRAVQPVYDERYLCATPQERLYRHGRWQEGLMPQTGVSAAERHQYQQFGELMEDFRLRRDGLGRRAFALPMALSSRAPELLALDRISMRDWLLTQGFDSPHLHWYVNYACRDDYGTGSAAVSAWAGIHYFACRDGEAQNAGSETVLTAPAGNAWLVAGMLRSIQARVGERLLTDALVFHVATAARGRPIAVDLFLPGEDRTLRLLVEQLIWAAPLFLVPQVFAGQPALHAAARSYSYAPWLVANLTLSRFPDDRVGAAPAWDNVLYGGASLGYVVATHQQMRLRPGATVFTCYRAFDDMSPQRGREALRDTPREIWAEQILAELEQPHPDIRQLTTRLDIFRNGHAMARPLPGLITGAARQQFAIDGERLRFAHADVSGFSLFEEAQYRGVLAAERTLRRLGVRFRSSLG
- a CDS encoding alkene reductase, whose product is MTTLFSPLKLGALTAPNRIFMAPLTRCRADAEHVPTALMSEYYAQRATAGLIIAEATMAMENNSAFWREPGIHSPAQVAGWKRTTDSVHAAGGRIFLQIWHGGRACHPLLNGGAQPVAPSAIAITGDEVLTPQGKQPYVIPRELRDDELPGIVAGFRKAAENAQAAGFDGVEVHGANGYLLDEFLRDGANKRSGPYGGSLENRARLLFEVITAVSGVWGSNRVGLRLSPLNSYNSMIDSDPIGLVTWLAERLNDFALAYLHVMRADFFRQQSGDVLTPVRANYQGTLIGNMGYTASEAAQAIGEGRLDAVAFGTGFLANPDLPARIQAGAALNKPNPGTFYTPGPEGYTDYPAMTA
- a CDS encoding polyamine aminopropyltransferase; the protein is MNHALLFSVFIVASCGLAYELIAGALASYLLGDSITQFSTVIGTYLFAMGIGSWLSRYIEKQLVARFIQVELLVGVLGGFSAAALFFIFAWSPAPFKLALYLAVVAIGVLVGLEIPLIMRILKRDLVFKDLVSQVLTFDYLGALAVSILFPVLLVPHLGLMRSGLLFGLLNVAVALWAWWLFRQQLENAGWLRVQGAVSLLALLAAFAAAGELTSLAEAHLYADEIVHAENTPYQRIVVTRWKDDLRLHLNNNLQFSSRDEYRYHEALVHPGLATLPTAGHVLVLGGGDGLALREILKYPQIKSVTLVDLDPAMTRLFASAPPLRKLNQDSLHSPKVQVVNADGLQWLEENDALFDFVVVDFPDPSNFAIGKLYSAAFYRLLEKHLAGGGLMVVQATSPLYARQSFWCVVTTLESVGLVATPYHALVPSFGEWGFVLAGRRDYRPPQFYAVETRFLSPETTPALFLFPKDMARVEAEVNRLNNQVLVRYFEHEWRQVIR
- a CDS encoding methyl-accepting chemotaxis protein, which produces MKIKTLLCSGFAAVCTVMAVQVVIAYWQLNLINKAVDNIVRASRNESMSREIAERVNGMRRYELGALVTADERDQQLERATKAGKENTQLAEELEKYQRNPETRQIAANMRTLNERYVRSHEQAVAFGKEGSLDAMRDLIQGEARKAQRELAAESEKFIKIQQERKLQAEQAAEAAHELAEKLLIGLLLSGVAIAIGIALLVTRRITGQLGGEPEYARQLVQRIADGDLSQDLALQSGDTQSLMAHQQQMQLRLRTILKNIGSTVISTEDAAQTLAGSSQQVAAASRSASDSAASMAAVVEQMSVSISQVADNARDALKTASHAAELSDSGGGVIEQATSAINHIADTVRQTSEAMRTLEESAKRISTVVQVIKEVADQTNLLALNAAIEAARAGESGRGFAVVADEVRKLAERTGKATNEINNMVQQIQHETRNSLDSMETAVQQVDRGVELAGSAGEAIRDIRSSVDQVVSVVNDIGSAIQEQSIASQQIAQRVEQVAQTSEENNAAAEETASAARTLSNLAGGLRNTVAQFRT
- a CDS encoding cupin domain-containing protein, whose protein sequence is MNNLFANIPRDLPEELCEILARSDAVHIERIVSRGHVSPEPFWYDQERNEWVLLVQGAARLAFADGHEVRLGPGDWLLIPAHQKHRVAWTDPQAETVWLAVHYARQ
- a CDS encoding catalase family peroxidase, which produces MKTWILSALAAGASVLSMSAVAQSSAAQQVDPSAFIDQFEATFGKYEGYRRSGAKGICALGEFVGTADARALSTASAFSGKPIPVLVRFSVGGANPKAADNTRTQRNLALQFDLPDGEQWQMGNISAPVFAASSPQQFFALVASRQPDPATRQADPARVKAFNDANPEVLLQGKHFASQPVPASFGSVNYWGVHGYGFVNAGGVRQYGKWVFEPVGGVQGLTDEEAKAKGPNFLFDDLRQRVKDGKVAFHFNLELAQPGDRIDNATVPLPEGRKKVTLGTLKVTSVSPDAGGACLNITYNPMVMPRGVLPSADPLLEARAAPYAVSLGRRLSEGAKQQ
- a CDS encoding toll/interleukin-1 receptor domain-containing protein, with amino-acid sequence MDTRHECTPGPAIFISYARSDRQIAGRLVAELRRAGRDCWLDTSEITGGEVWEAAIAEGIERAYAVVTLVSAVANTSKWVRVEFLLAEKRGKPIVPLPVAKAGARCR
- a CDS encoding oxidoreductase, whose protein sequence is MTSTPSVWLITGCSTGFGRELSRVLLQRGYRVVVTARNPATLDEFVPAGNALVAALDVTVPQQIADVVRQAEERFGQIDVLVNNAGYGYLSAVEEGEDDEVRAMFETNVFGLANMTKAVLPGMRARRRGHIVNISSVGGLVGFPGIGYYNASKFAVEGLSEALAKETAALGIKVTIVEPGPFRTDWAGRSLKMPKNAIADYASSAGARRAVIQSYSGRQQGDPVRGAEAIIRAVEAPQAPLHLLLGRPALELTAVKLKEFSAEMATWREVSLGADFPDAG
- a CDS encoding 3'-5' exonuclease domain-containing protein 2, encoding MQDPRVAPTTAEMALLASFPGLSLERICVPETKAQFAAAATDLAQHRFLGFDTESRPTFRKGEVSQGPHVVQLTTLETAYIFQLHRVDCHAVLGQLLEATDLVKVGFELKSDRAGLQRKLGITTRSVLDLTVVFRRDGYRKAVGVRAAVAIVFNQRLRKSRSVTTSNWAAPKLTPNQLLYAANDAYAAIRVLHALNKPESELPIADHSGQPS